A genome region from Pan troglodytes isolate AG18354 chromosome 3, NHGRI_mPanTro3-v2.0_pri, whole genome shotgun sequence includes the following:
- the ZNF518B gene encoding zinc finger protein 518B — MKDIGQQLYTTHLNGGHNSLTMSPKQPDANGAPRPNRQEAQTLLYQGSEAEAAMMTIATCAKCKSVHKISLQDLQKGTGKDGMYVCFQCSLGAAPPNFHFVSNNPSATHVGNKTENFSCSVNNKFKVRNFKPGKYYCDKCRFSTKDPLQYKKHTLQHEEIKFICSHCSYISYTKGEFQRHLVKHTGIFPYQCEYCDYGAIRNDYIVKHTKRVHERAGAKRPVKAVAKLEPKRTGTSKQNPELLKASNPRTTFQNKWSDQLSGFSLHANKDKMHNIMLLPEPKEYQKDVVCIPNKMTLSEPNEVNLFENKNVEVEVLSPAKEPVQPGMPLTVVAPAELVVPANCLAQLIDVKVVNGTQQLVLKLFPLEENNCLEAGRDNGDNSERMVKEKGSNEQEKVLSAEKTKSLTVDGNVGKLVGIDSFQPSVQKQLKNVKWVRSYDFIMPNSSVHNNGKSFINSETIEDFQKKNNLYPHRTAFPSVALKGHSLASVFKNSVLRSLGAASNPFPYKAAVCFAENGRNLHSNSQQLLPFAASPATCSFSGEKGLLPVSENDLESTSKVNIPVKMVSSNRKQEDNQTEEHKAVSTVGQISSQHKSEYLHINITGEDRSQQPGDKPLELKHSERTNNTHDGPVISSVFSLSSGSENVPEGIKWNSSTSKIKSIELLRRKIAQLIESCGKPSSLASNSAHRRSVGQASKGTSKATSEGIQEINVSLTGPGHSTGTLQKPPNDGGITGNRQLTHQQIYPHFADGSNRKTKSRVARKAHVATPVLIPKGAVLRVLNSSENAHIIEATCEAPVSIPCSETQLIKPVPFCPVRQVDSDLQPLRSERGPIDMSPNIKTPLQPKLRKESAVCSTIHRKTGLLYGQQGSSELNKQGRLLSRSLSISRNKTKQVHLSRKKNKIQAEPSRCLKDPSIFQVARQLRLIAAKPDQLIKCPRRNQPVIVLNHPDVDSPEVTNVMKVINKYKGNVLKVVLSERTRCQLGIRRHHVRLTYQNAEEASQIKRQMMLKMKLKKVHKNNYEVVDSLPDDSSQCVFKCWFCGRLYEDQEEWMSHGQRHLIEATRDWDVLSSKGK, encoded by the coding sequence ATGAAGGATATTGGACAGCAGCTATACACTACACACTTGAACGGCGGACATAATTCCTTGACCATGTCACCCAAACAGCCTGATGCTAATGGAGCACCTCGGCCAAATAGACAAGAAGCACAAACCCTTTTGTATCAAGgctcagaggcagaggctgccatgaTGACCATTGCTACATGTGCAAAGTGCAAAAGTGTTCACAAGATCTCTCTTCAAGATTTGCAGAAGGGTACAGGGAAGGACGGTATGTATGTCTGCTTCCAGTGCAGCCTCGGTGCAGCTCCTCCCAATTTTCATTTTGTGAGCAATAATCCCAGTGCTACTCATGTtggaaataaaactgaaaacttcTCATGTTCTGTCAATAACAAATTTAAGGTAAGGAACTTTAAGCCAGGCAAATACTATTGTGATAAATGTCGATTCTCTACAAAGGACCCGCTGCAGTACAAAAAGCACACCCTTCAACACGAGGAGATTAAATTCATTTGTTCTCACTGCAGCTACATTTCGTATACGAAAGGAGAGTTTCAGAGGCATTTGGTGAAACACACAGGCATATTTCCTTATCAGTGTGAGTATTGTGACTATGGTGCTATTAGAAATGATTATATTGTCAAACACACGAAGAGAGTACATGAAAGGGCAGGTGCGAAACGGCCAGTCAAagctgttgccaagctggagccAAAAAGAACCGGAACttcaaaacaaaacccagagcTTCTGAAAGCTTCCAATCCACGGACTACATTTCAAAATAAGTGGTCAGACCAACTGTCAGGTTTCTCTCTGCatgcaaataaagacaaaatgcaCAATATCATGTTGTTACCTGAACCAAAGGAATACCAAAAAGATGTAGTTTGTATTCCAAATAAAATGACCCTGTCTGAGCCAAATGAAGTCAACCTATTCGAGAACAAAAATGTTGAAGTAGAAGTGTTATCTCCTGCAAAAGAACCTGTTCAGCCAGGTATGCCATTGACAGTTGTTGCACCAGCAGAACTAGTTGTCCCTGCAAACTGTTTAGCCCAGTTGATAGACGTGAAAGTTGTCAATGGTACACAGCAGCTTGTTCTGAAACTGTTTCCGCTGGAAGAAAATAATTGCCTTGAAGCTGGGAGGGATAATGGAGATAATTCTGAACGTATGGTGAAAGAGAAGGGTTCAAATGAACAAGAAAAAGTACTTTCTGCAGAAAAAACAAAGTCACTGACAGTTGACGGGAATGTTGGAAAACTCGTAGGCATTGATAGTTTTCAACCTTCAGTTCAGAAACAGCTTAAAAATGTGAAATGGGTAAGGTCTTATGATTTTATTATGCCAAATTCTAGTGTGCACAACAATGGAAAATCCTTCATTAATTCGGAAACAATTGaggattttcagaaaaaaaataatttgtatccaCATAGAACTGCTTTTCCTTCCGTTGCCTTAAAAGGTCATTCTCTAGCATCTGTATTTAAAAACAGTGTTTTACGTAGTCTTGGAGCCGCATCAAACCCTTTTCCATATAAAGCTGCTGTTTGTTTTGCTGAAAATGGAAGAAATTTACACAGTAATTCACAGCAGTTACTCCCATTTGCTGCATCACCTGCAACCTGTTCCTTCTCTGGAGAAAAGGGCTTATTGCCTGTAAGTGAAAATGACTTGGAATCTACAAGTAAAGTCAATATTCCTGTAAAAATGGTTTCCTCTAATAGGAAGCAGGAAGATAACCAGACAGAGGAACACAAGGCAGTTTCAACTGTAGGCCAGATTTCCTCTCAACATAAGAGTGAGTATTTACATATAAACATAACTGGAGAAGATAGATCTCAACAGCCTGGGGATAAGCCTTTGGAATTAAAGCATTCTGAAAGGACTAACAACACTCATGATGGCCCAGTCATCTCATCAGTATTTTCTCTGAGCTCTGGATCTGAAAATGTCCCCGAGGGCATTAAGTGGAATAGCTCAACGTCTAAAATAAAGTCAATTGAACTGTTGCGCAGAAAGATAGCTCAGTTAATTGAGTCCTGTGGCAAGCCGTCATCTTTGGCTTCAAATAGTGCACATCGTCGCTCTGTAGGGCAGGCATCAAAGGGAACTTCAAAAGCTACCTCTGAAGGTATTCAAGAAATCAACGTGTCACTCACTGGTCCTGGCCATTCCACAGGTACTCTTCAGAAACCTCCGAATGATGGTGGTATTACTGGTAATAGACAGCTTACTCATCAACAAATATATCCACACTTTGCAGATGGCAGTAATAGGAAAACCAAAAGCAGAGTGGCCAGGAAGGCTCATGTTGCCACGCCAGTGTTAATCCCCAAAGGGGCTGTGTTGAGGGTTCTTAATTCCTCTGAGAATGCCCACATCATTGAGGCTACATGTGAAGCACCTGTCAGCATACCTTGCAGTGAAACACAGTTAATAAAACCGGTTCCATTTTGCCCTGTGAGACAGGTGGACTCAGACTTACAGCCTTTAAGAAGTGAAAGGGGGCCAATAGATATGTCCCCAAATATCAAGACACCTCTGCAGCCTAAACTGAGAAAAGAGAGTGCTGTCTGTAGCACCATCCATAGAAAAACTGGCCTCTTGTATGGACAGCAAGGAAGCAGTGAATTAAATAAGCAAGGGAGACTGCTTTCCAGAAGTCTTTCTATAAgtagaaataaaaccaaacaagtACACTTAtccaggaagaaaaacaaaattcaagcTGAACCCAGCCGCTGTCTCAAGGATCCTTCAATTTTTCAGGTTGCAAGGCAACTAAGACTGATAGCAGCTAAGCCAGATCAGTTGATTAAGTGTCCCCGTCGGAACCAGCCAGTCATTGTGTTAAACCACCCTGATGTGGACTCACCAGAAGTGACCAATGTGATGaaggtaataaataaatacaaaggcaATGTCCTCAAAGTTGTTTTATCAGAGAGGACTAGGTGTCAGCTAGGCATCAGACGGCATCATGTACGCCTGACCTACCAGAATGCAGAAGAAGCCAGTcaaattaaaaggcaaatgatGTTGAAAATGAAACTCAAAAAAGTTCATAAAAACAACTACGAGGTAGTGGATTCCTTGCCTGATGATTCTTCACAGTGTGTATTTAAGTGCTGGTTTTGTGGGCGACTGTATGAAGACCAGGAAGAGTGGATGAGTCATGGCCAACGGCATTTGATAGAAGCAACTAGAGATTGGGATGTTCTTTCCTCCAAGGGCAAATAA
- the LOC129143693 gene encoding dynein light chain Tctex-type 1-like: MGDYQAVEETAFIVEVSNTVKEAVESVIGAGRVGGNAYQHSKVNQWTTNVEQTLSQLPKLGKPFKYIVTCVIIQKNGAGSYTASSCFWDSSTDGSYTVRWENKTMYCIVGAFGLSV; this comes from the exons ATGGGAGACTATCAGGCTGTGGAGGAGACTGCCTTTATTGTTGAAGTGAGCAACACTGTAAAAGAGGCTGTAGAAAGTGTaattggggctgggcgcg tTGGTGGTAATGCTTATCAACACAGCAAAGTGAACCAGTGGACCACAAATGTAGAACAAACTTTAAGCCAACTCCCCAAGCTGGGAAAACCATTTAAATACATTGTGACCTGTGTAATTATTCAAAAGAACGGAGCTGGATCATACACGGCAAGTTCCTGCTTTTGGGACAGCTCTACTGACGGGAGCTACACTGTGCGATGGGAGAATAAGACCATGTACTGCATTGTCGGCGCCTTCGGACTGTCTGTTTGA